In Phragmites australis chromosome 18, lpPhrAust1.1, whole genome shotgun sequence, the genomic window GTCAATCATCTATAAGCGCATTACTGTCTTTCTAGCACAATGAAAAAAGGCAGTGCATTCAAAACATTTCCACTAGCGTGTAAGGATCCAACAACGGCAGCATGTTTTGTCTGAATCTCACAAGAAACCAACAGTTTTGTCAGTTAGGAGGCAAGGACAAGGACTACTGAAAACATCCAAAACCTTTTGAGCTCATCTCTTCAATATCATACAGGGCCATCAGCCTCTACATTAAGCTTCCAAAAGGCAAGCGTTATGGGTCTCTCATTTCATCAAATCACGTACACAAACAGATTCAAATTTGTGACATTGAAATGTGCAAGCGTCTGTGCCTAATGCCTACCTAGCAGCCAATGTCACACAAATTGAACCAAATCTACCCCACCAACCTGCAATTCGGCACGCAACATCAACCCAAGGCGTCACATTCGAATCAAAGAAGGaagaacaaagggaaagaaAGGGGGTTTTAGGTGTGGGGATAGGGTTTAATGCACGCACCAGGAGAGGATGAACGCGGCGACGGCGCAGCCCCGGGAGGAGAGCGCGGGGCCGAAGCAGAGACACCTCGTGGCGGCGGTGACGATGGCCTGCTGGAGaaggagcacgaagaaggcGGCGACGCCATAGACCGTGGAGGCGTCAGTGTCGTAGAGGCAGTAGGACCGCTCGTCGTACTCATCCGGCACCACCTTCCCCTGCAGCCAGCGAGCATGAAGATCTCAGCGACGCACGCTGCGTTGGGCGCGGAGGAAACGGAGAGGGATCGGAGATTCGGAGGGAGGGAAGGGGAGAAGGGGAGCGCGTACGGTGCTGCGTCGGCGCTCGGCGCCGACGGCAAGGAGGAAGGCGAAGAGGCCGAGGAAAGAGAGGACGGCGCAGAGGATGACGGAGGCGGGGCGCGAGGTCGCGAAGCCACCCATCGGTCTGGAgctcgggcggcggcggcgctcggagTCGGAGGAGAGCTCTGGCTTCACTCTGCTATGGGGGAGTGGAAATGTGAGTAGGGTGAGAGTGCGTGGGCCCCGCTCGTCGGTCACCGAAATTTTCAGTCCGCGTTTC contains:
- the LOC133898239 gene encoding uncharacterized protein LOC133898239, which codes for MGGFATSRPASVILCAVLSFLGLFAFLLAVGAERRRSTGKVVPDEYDERSYCLYDTDASTVYGVAAFFVLLLQQAIVTAATRCLCFGPALSSRGCAVAAFILSWLTFLIAEACLIGGSVRNAKHTKYLGYYMKHDLVSCSTLRKGVFAAAAAMMVINLLASLVYYWSYSKAATGGFMKHQNEVGVGMTDYGLDRGVSGP